In Saccharomyces cerevisiae S288C chromosome VIII, complete sequence, a genomic segment contains:
- the APE4 gene encoding aspartyl aminopeptidase (Cytoplasmic aspartyl aminopeptidase with possible vacuole function; targeted to vacuole via Vps10p-dependent endosomal vacuolar protein sorting pathway and via CVT pathway; cleaves unblocked N-terminal acidic amino acids from peptide substrates; forms 12-subunit homo-oligomer; M18 metalloprotease family) translates to MFRIQLRTMSSKTCKSDYPKEFVSFLNSSHSPYHTVHNIKKHLVSNGFKELSERDSWAGHVAQKGKYFVTRNGSSIIAFAVGGKWEPGNPIAITGAHTDSPALRIKPISKRVSEKYLQVGVETYGGAIWHSWFDKDLGVAGRVFVKDAKTGKSIARLVDLNRPLLKIPTLAIHLDRDVNQKFEFNRETQLLPIGGLQEDKTEAKTEKEINNGEFTSIKTIVQRHHAELLGLIAKELAIDTIEDIEDFELILYDHNASTLGGFNDEFVFSGRLDNLTSCFTSMHGLTLAADTEIDRESGIRLMACFDHEEIGSSSAQGADSNFLPNILERLSILKGDGSDQTKPLFHSAILETSAKSFFLSSDVAHAVHPNYANKYESQHKPLLGGGPVIKINANQRYMTNSPGLVLVKRLAEAAKVPLQLFVVANDSPCGSTIGPILASKTGIRTLDLGNPVLSMHSIRETGGSADLEFQIKLFKEFFERYTSIESEIVV, encoded by the coding sequence ATGTTCAGGATACAACTGAGAACTATGTCCAGCAAAACATGCAAGAGTGATTACCCAAAGGAGTTTGTCAGTTTCTTAAATAGCTCACACTCTCCTTACCATACAGTTCATAACATCAAAAAGCATCTGGTGTCAAATGGCTTCAAAGAGTTGAGCGAACGTGACTCGTGGGCTGGCCACGTCGCacaaaaaggaaagtaCTTTGTGACAAGAAATGGCTCTTCCATTATTGCGTTTGCTGTTGGTGGAAAGTGGGAGCCTGGTAATCCAATTGCCATTACGGGTGCTCACACCGACTCCCCCGCATTAAGGATTAAGCCTATTTCTAAAAGAGTCAGTGAGAAGTATTTACAAGTGGGCGTGGAAACTTATGGTGGCGCTATTTGGCATTCATGGTTTGATAAGGATTTGGGCGTTGCCGGAAGAGTTTTCGTAAAGGATGCGAAAACTGGCAAATCCATTGCTAGATTGGTGGATTTGAATAGACCTCTGTTAAAGATTCCTACTTTGGCTATTCATCTGGACAGAGACGTAAATCAAAAATTCGAGTTTAATAGAGAAACTCAACTGTTGCCGATTGGTGGTCTGCAAGAAGACAAAACTGAAGCGAAAactgaaaaggaaattaaTAACGGTGAGTTTACCTCCATAAAAACGATAGTACAGAGGCATCACGCAGAACTTTTGGGGCTAATAGCCAAAGAACTCGCCATTGATACAATTGAAGACATTGAAGACTTCGAATTGATCCTTTATGATCATAATGCATCCACTCTAGGTGGGTTCAACGATGAGTTTGTCTTCTCTGGTCGATTGGATAATTTGACATCTTGTTTCACATCAATGCACGGTTTAACGTTGGCGGCTGACACAGAAATTGACCGAGAATCAGGCATTAGATTGATGGCATGCTTTGATCATGAGGAGATTGGCTCATCCTCCGCCCAAGGGGCAGATTCTAACTTCTTGCCTAATATATTGGAAAGGTTGTCCATCCTGAAGGGGGACGGTTCTGATCAAACTAAACCTTTGTTTCACTCGGCAATATTGGAAACTTCCGCTAAGTCGTTTTTCCTTTCATCTGATGTTGCTCATGCAGTTCATCCAAACTATGCAAACAAATACGAAAGCCAACACAAACCCTTATTGGGTGGTGGTCCCGTAATCAAGATTAACGCGAATCAACGTTACATGACCAATTCACCAGGGTTGGTCTTGGTGAAAAGACTAGCAGAGGCTGCTAAAGTCCCTTTGCAATTGTTTGTCGTAGCTAACGACTCACCATGCGGTTCTACCATCGGCCCCATTTTGGCCTCAAAGACAGGTATTAGAACTCTAGACTTGGGTAATCCTGTGTTGAGTATGCATTCGATTAGAGAGACCGGTGGCTCTGCAGACCTGGAGTTCCAAATCAAGTTATTtaaggaattttttgaacgCTACACTTCCATAGAATCTGAAATTGTTGTCTAA
- the BZZ1 gene encoding Bzz1p (SH3 domain protein implicated in regulating actin polymerization; able to recruit actin polymerization machinery through its SH3 domains; colocalizes with cortical actin patches and Las17p; interacts with type I myosins), whose product MSADLSIGNEIKDSFKETHKWVQNNLKWLKDIEQFYRERAKLEKDYSERLSRLSAEYFNKKSSTSVPISVGDTPTTTPGSIEAAGVVAWNEILSQTDMISKDHDQLSTDFENHVANQLSGLFTKLDMTLSKINGFNNDMVNKKDNIYHELEKAKKDYDEACSTMEMARNRYTKASNDRNKKKLDEKEMEMNKCKNEYLIKINQANRTKDKYYFQDVPEVLDLLQDVNEAKTLFLNDLWLKAASVENDLGANVSKRLQAANSVVKQNKPSLNTAIFIKHNLKNWKEPQDFVYKPSPVWHDDEKFAVPSSLEVEDLRIKLAKAENDYNSLQDKTQNELSKLSTLNKIKHEMKTNEDNINATKFYDTLKEYLNVVSPFTSHETLKLQAEVQIESIQNNVPEEYDLSTDNIDLSKTKKKSGIFSKFKHNILNVDSKPSSGGSTGNGNGGPLHITSLFNTSRRTRLGSAPNNAGEDSDNNSIRTTSTNNTKKTTQNSSDDGKNKVLYAYVQKDDDEITITPGDKISLVARDTGSGWTKINNDTTGETGLVPTTYIRISSAATVKANDRGPAPEVPPPRRSTLPVRTMEAIYAYEAQGDDEISIDPGDIITVIRGDDGSGWTYGECDGLKGLFPTSYCK is encoded by the coding sequence ATGAGTGCAGATTTATCGATTGGTAATGAAATTAAAGATTCATTTAAGGAAACCCATAAATGGGTCCAAAATAACTTAAAATGGTTGAAGGACATTGAGCAATTTTATCGGGAAAGGGCTAAGTTAGAAAAAGACTACAGCGAGAGATTATCTCGCTTATCAGCAGAGTACTTTAATAAGAAGTCTTCGACCTCAGTTCCTATCTCGGTAGGTGACACACCTACTACCACGCCAGGGTCCATTGAAGCTGCAGGTGTGGTTGCATGGAATGAAATTCTATCTCAGACTGATATGATTTCCAAGGATCATGATCAGTTATCAACCGACTTTGAAAATCATGTAGCAAATCAATTGAGTGGATTATTCACTAAACTTGATATGACTTTGAGCAAGATAAATGGATTTAACAATGACATGGTTAATAAAAAGGATAACATTTACCACGAACTGGAAAAAGCGAAGAAGGACTATGATGAAGCCTGTTCCACTATGGAAATGGCAAGAAATAGGTATACCAAGGCATCTAATgatagaaataaaaagaagttggatgaaaaagaaatggagaTGAACAAGTGtaaaaatgaatatttaATCAAGATCAACCAGGCAAATAGAACTAAGGATAAATACTATTTTCAAGATGTTCCTGAAGTGCTAGATCTTCTACAAGACGTAAATGAGGCAAAGACCCTTTTCTTAAATGATCTGTGGTTGAAGGCGGCTTCTGTCGAGAACGATCTGGGTGCAAATGTCAGCAAAAGACTCCAGGCGGCAAATTCTGTTGTCAAGCAGAATAAACCCTCTTTAAACACGGCCATCTTTATCAAGCACAATCTAaagaattggaaagaaCCACAAGACTTTGTCTATAAGCCATCTCCAGTATGGcatgatgatgaaaaatttgctGTTCCCTCGTCGTTGGAAGTTGAAGACTTGAGAATAAAACTGGCAAAAGCAGAAAATGATTACAATTCATTGCAAGATAAAACTCAAAATGAGTTATCCAAACTGTCTACTTTGAACAAGATAAAGCACGAAATGAAAACTAATGAAGATAATATCAATGCCACTAAGTTTTATGATACACTAAAGGAATACTTAAATGTCGTTTCACCCTTTACCTCACACGAAACATTAAAATTGCAAGCCGAAGTTCAAATCGAAAGTATTCAGAATAATGTTCCTGAAGAATACGATTTATCCACAGACAATATTGATCTTTccaaaacaaagaagaaatccGGGATATTCAGTAAGTTCAAACACAACATCCTGAACGTCGACTCGAAGCCTTCGAGTGGAGGGAGCACTGGTAATGGCAACGGAGGACCCTTGCATATAACAAGTCTCTTCAACACATCAAGAAGAACTAGGCTAGGCTCTGCCCCTAACAACGCTGGTGAAGATTCAGATAATAATTCTATACGCACCACTAGTACCAACAATACAAAAAAGACCACACAAAATTCCAGTGATGACGGCAAGAATAAAGTGTTGTATGCATACGTACAAAAGGATGATGACGAAATCACCATTACGCCAGGAGACAAAATCTCTTTGGTTGCACGCGATACGGGTTCTGGATGGACTAAGATAAATAACGACACCACTGGGGAAACCGGCCTTGTACCCACCACATATATTCGCATATCTAGCGCGGCTACAGTTAAAGCAAATGATAGAGGCCCTGCACCAGAAGTACCACCACCAAGAAGGAGTACACTACCTGTTAGGACGATGGAGGCCATATATGCCTACGAAGCACAGGGAGATGATGA